Genomic window (Bacillus pumilus):
TTCATCTTGCGCCGATTTTTGCAGACCAAAACCAACAGATGCTAAAACGATTAAGAAAGAGCATGCCATTGTCGTCGCAAGAATGGTCATAAACACACGCAATCTATTTTTCTTCATGTTTCTTCTAATGAATTTGACCTGATCTCTAAATTTCAACGGATTGTTCCCCTTTCTTTAATACACCATCATGAAGCTGGAACGTGGTATCTGCGATTGAAGCGACTTCATCGTCATGTGTAATAATGACAAACGTGATTCCTTTTTCGCGATTGAGCTGCTGGATAAAGGCTAGAATTTCTCCTTCAGTTTCTGAATCGAGACTGCCCGTTGGTTCATCCGCTAAAATAATAGATGGATTTAAAATCAACGCTCTTGCAATACTCACACGCTGCTGCTGCCCGCCTGACAGTTCATTCGGGTAATGCCCTGCATGATGTTCAAGCCCTACTCGTTTCAGCATTTCTTTTACTTTCGCCTTTCGTTCAGAGGGTTTCACCCCTTTTAAAGTGAGCGGAAGTTCAACATTCTCATATGTTGTTAAGCTCCCGATCAATTGGAAGCTTTGAAAGATAAAACCAAAGTGAGCTAAGCGAAAATCCGCCCATTCTTTTTCGTTAAAGCCGGTCACATTGGTACCATCAACGACAATTTGCCCGCTTGTTGGCGTAATATATCCTGAAATTAAGTTCAATAAGGTCGATTTCCCCGAGCCGCTCCGCCCGACAATACAAGCAATATCGCCTCTTTTAATGGATAGGTCAATCCCTTTCAGCACAGGAATTTCATTCTCTCTGCCCTTTTTACCAATTTTAAATACATGATCTAACGCTTGAATCTGAATCATCTCTACTCCCCTACTCTCTGTTTATCTTTTTCGATATATTAAGAAATAACTCGTCAGTGCTCCTACAACGCCGCCTATTACCATGCCAGCGATATAACCAAACATGGAATTGTCAGAAGAAAACCCAACCCATCCAAACCCTAGAACACCGAAGATAATGACCAAAATTTGAATAGGTCTATCCATTTTCGGATAAAGAAAGAATCTTCCATTTCGTTCAATAGGGTGCTTCATAAAGCTAAACAAACCAATGAGATAAAATATAATCATCATCACAATGGGTATGATGAATTCCTCACTAGTAAACCAAACTGGATATTCACTCGGATCTCGATATTTAAAACGATCTGTTATATAAGTAATTGGTGCGATGGGCATAATAAAGTAGTCATAACTGACATCGACCCAATGTCTATTCGTTTTTAAAATATAATCTAAATGAAATATCGGAAGCCAAATTAATAAATATGGCAATATAGCTGTACTGAATGTGACAATGGCTTGACTTATTGCGCTTCCTGTTAAAGCACCAGCTGCGAGACACAAACTATAAATCATTAAGGTAGACACAAGTGCAATGAAGTAGCCACTATTAAAGTCGAACGTCTCTTTTGGTTGAATGCCTAATATGAGTAAGTAAGTGATGGCATATGACAACACATGAACGAGCGTGATAATACCGGCACCTAGGAAAAACTTTGTGTGGTAAATGGTGCTTCTGCTAAAAGGCAAGGATAAAGTGAAATCGATTTGCCCCTTATTTCTTTCATATCCCAATTGGATAATCGCAAAAAGCAAGCCCATCGTCCATGAGAGGGCGATAAAAATATCAGAACTAAAATTATAATAAAAGTCATTGTCCACTGTTGTACAAGTCGGATCGTTTAAACAAGTTTGAAAGGATGAGTACCCCATTAAAAAGGATAAAGGTGTGGCAAACACTGCAACCAGTATGACTAAAATAAATGTCAGCTCTGATTGCTTCCATTCCTTATATAATAATTGCCGCTTTACCATCTCCGTTTCCCTCCAAACTTCGCAATGAATACTTCTTCTAAATTGACAGGCAGTTCATGCCATACTTTTGGCTGCAGCGACTTCAAGTATTCTTTAGCCTCTACATCGTTTTTAAGAACAAGCGCTGTATAGAAAACGCCCGCTTGATCCAAAATTGCAACGCCATTTTTTCTAATACTTAAGTTCACATCTTCTTCAAAAGCCATCTGGATTTTGACATAATCATTCTTTAATTCATCTAAATCCATGACGCTTGTGAGTTGATTTCCTTCTAAAAATCCAATTCGGTTACACATCCGCTCAATATCTTCTAATCGGTGTGATGTAATGAGAATCGATGTTTCACGTTCCGCTACTTCGTCGATCATGAGCTGAAGAACATCATTTCTTGTCACAGCATCGATTCCATCTGTCGGTTCATCTAACAAAATGATCGCTGGCTTGATTGCAAAGCTTAAAATTAATGACAGCTGTTTTTTTAATCCTGTCGATAGTTCACGATATTTCACTTTTTCAGGAATTTCGTAGCGGTTCACAAGCTCATTGGCATAAGTCACGTCAAACTTTGGATAAATATGCTTTAACAGCTTAACAAGCTGTCCGTAATTGTATCTGTCAAAGTATGGATTGACGACTGGCATATACACAATATTTTGCTTCACTAAAGGGTGGTCTTTCACCAGCACGTCTTTAAAATAAATCTCTCCTTTATCTGGAAGAAGAATTTGCTGAATCAAGCGGAGAAGTGTTGTTTTTCCGGAACCATTCCTGCCAAGCAGACCGAAGATCTCACCTTCGCCTATTTTGAAGGAAACGTCACTGAGTACTTCACGTCCATTTAATGTCTTCGATACATTTCTAACCTCAATCAACTTTTTTTCCTCCCTCAAGACTTGAGCCGATCTCTTCTATCCATTCCTTCAGTTGTTGAATATCAATCCCGGCATAATGAGCTTCTATAATGAGTTGCCTTAATTGCTCCTTCATCTCCAATACCTTCCCTTCATTCAGCTTTAACTGAGCCCCTTCTGTCACATACGTGCCTCGGCCTCTTAATGTTTCAATAATTCCTTCCCGCTCAAGCTCCTTATATGCTTTACTGACGGTATTTGGGTTGGCGATGATAATGGTGGCGAGCTCTCTGACAGAGGGCAGTTTGTCTCCAGGTTTCATTACACCTTTTAGACATAAAATTTTTAACTGCTCAATGATTTGTTCATATATTGGCGCAGCGCTTCTTGGATCTATTTGAATCATGATCGCTCCCTCTTTCCTCATTCATGCTTTTGCAGTCCTATCGCTTGTTCATGCCCTTGCATTAAAGGGACTGAATTAGGTATCAAATCTTTTTGAACTTCAAAACCAATGAAAACGAGAACGAAAAAAAATGTACATGCTAATGCAACAGCCAGCACCATCCACTTCAAATTAGTTGGCTTTTTTTCTTTTTTCATGGTTGAACACCTTTCTTCACTTTTTAAGTGTCTTTAGTGTATTAGTTGATATAGTACAATTAATACAATATAGATGCTCAATCAAAAAGTCAATACCATTTCAAAAAATAAAAAACAGACCCTTAAAAGAAGGATCTGTTCATCATTCGTTATCGTAAGAAATACCTAAAATCATTTGATTTTGCAAGCTTTGAATTTGAACACGTGCCCTGTCTAATCGTTCTCTTTGTTGGTCATTGGCGACATCTTTTAATTTTTCTAATTCGTTGACCGCATCTTCAAGCATAAGCTGCGCCTTCGAAAATTCGTCCTCATTATAATGCTCTTGGCGTGAGCTTAAATCAAATTGCTCACTTGCAAACTCAAGCGTATCAGTACTTTTTTGGATAAATTCATCGATTGACTTCCTTGTTGCCATCTTACATTCCCTCCATTTCATCATCGCTCCCGCCTATTTTGCCCACGGAAAGCTTTTTCACTAAAGAAAATGTTGGACAGATTCAATTGTCCTCCTTCGTGATTTTTGTTAAACTTTAAGGATGCCTATTATTACGCAAGGAGGTTACTGACTTGGATCAGCATAACCCTTTTTTATATTCAAACAGCGAAAAACGCTATCACACATGGAACTATCATTTGCGTGAGCACTTTGGTCATAAAGTATTTAAAGTGGCCTTAGACGGCGGTTTTGACTGCCCAAACCGTGATGGTACTGTCGCACACGGAGGCTGTACATTTTGCAGTGCCGCTGGGTCTGGAGATTTTGCAGGAAACAGGGCTGATGATCTCATCACTCAATTTAACGAAATCAAAGACCGGATGCACACAAAATGGAAAGATGGAAAATACATGGCGTATTTTCAGGCGTATACAAACACACACGCCCCGCTTCCTGTTCTAAAAGAAAAATTTGAAACCGTCTTGAACCTGGAGGGTGTGGTCGGTTTATCTATTGCCACTAGACCTGACTGTCTGCCAGATGACGTAGTGGAGTACTTAGCCGAATTAAATGAGCGCACTTATCTCTGGGTAGAGCTTGGTCTTCAAACTGTACATGAACGGACCGCAATGCTCATTAACCGTGCCCATGACTTTGAATGCTATGTTGAAGGTGTAGAAAAACTGCGAAAACACGGAATTCGTGTCTGCTCGCATATCATCAACGGCCTGCCTCTTGAAAACCGAGACATGATGATGGAAACAGCAAAAGCTGTCGCGGATTTAGATGTGCAAGGTATTAAAATTCATTTGCTCCACCTTTTAAAAGGAACACCAATGGTCAAGCAATACGAAAAAGGTAAACTAGAGTTTCTAAGCCAGGAAGAGTATGTCCAGCTTGTTTGTGA
Coding sequences:
- a CDS encoding ABC transporter permease subunit translates to MVKRQLLYKEWKQSELTFILVILVAVFATPLSFLMGYSSFQTCLNDPTCTTVDNDFYYNFSSDIFIALSWTMGLLFAIIQLGYERNKGQIDFTLSLPFSRSTIYHTKFFLGAGIITLVHVLSYAITYLLILGIQPKETFDFNSGYFIALVSTLMIYSLCLAAGALTGSAISQAIVTFSTAILPYLLIWLPIFHLDYILKTNRHWVDVSYDYFIMPIAPITYITDRFKYRDPSEYPVWFTSEEFIIPIVMMIIFYLIGLFSFMKHPIERNGRFFLYPKMDRPIQILVIIFGVLGFGWVGFSSDNSMFGYIAGMVIGGVVGALTSYFLIYRKR
- a CDS encoding GntR family transcriptional regulator, translating into MIQIDPRSAAPIYEQIIEQLKILCLKGVMKPGDKLPSVRELATIIIANPNTVSKAYKELEREGIIETLRGRGTYVTEGAQLKLNEGKVLEMKEQLRQLIIEAHYAGIDIQQLKEWIEEIGSSLEGGKKVD
- a CDS encoding ABC transporter ATP-binding protein; this encodes MIQIQALDHVFKIGKKGRENEIPVLKGIDLSIKRGDIACIVGRSGSGKSTLLNLISGYITPTSGQIVVDGTNVTGFNEKEWADFRLAHFGFIFQSFQLIGSLTTYENVELPLTLKGVKPSERKAKVKEMLKRVGLEHHAGHYPNELSGGQQQRVSIARALILNPSIILADEPTGSLDSETEGEILAFIQQLNREKGITFVIITHDDEVASIADTTFQLHDGVLKKGEQSVEI
- a CDS encoding ATP-binding cassette domain-containing protein, whose product is MIEVRNVSKTLNGREVLSDVSFKIGEGEIFGLLGRNGSGKTTLLRLIQQILLPDKGEIYFKDVLVKDHPLVKQNIVYMPVVNPYFDRYNYGQLVKLLKHIYPKFDVTYANELVNRYEIPEKVKYRELSTGLKKQLSLILSFAIKPAIILLDEPTDGIDAVTRNDVLQLMIDEVAERETSILITSHRLEDIERMCNRIGFLEGNQLTSVMDLDELKNDYVKIQMAFEEDVNLSIRKNGVAILDQAGVFYTALVLKNDVEAKEYLKSLQPKVWHELPVNLEEVFIAKFGGKRRW
- a CDS encoding TIGR01212 family radical SAM protein (This family includes YhcC from E. coli K-12, an uncharacterized radical SAM protein.), which encodes MDQHNPFLYSNSEKRYHTWNYHLREHFGHKVFKVALDGGFDCPNRDGTVAHGGCTFCSAAGSGDFAGNRADDLITQFNEIKDRMHTKWKDGKYMAYFQAYTNTHAPLPVLKEKFETVLNLEGVVGLSIATRPDCLPDDVVEYLAELNERTYLWVELGLQTVHERTAMLINRAHDFECYVEGVEKLRKHGIRVCSHIINGLPLENRDMMMETAKAVADLDVQGIKIHLLHLLKGTPMVKQYEKGKLEFLSQEEYVQLVCDQLEILPPEMIIHRITGDGPIELMVGPMWSVNKWEVLNAINAELERRNSFQGKRFIRLEEAAK
- a CDS encoding YtzC family protein gives rise to the protein MATRKSIDEFIQKSTDTLEFASEQFDLSSRQEHYNEDEFSKAQLMLEDAVNELEKLKDVANDQQRERLDRARVQIQSLQNQMILGISYDNE